One Kineococcus aurantiacus genomic window carries:
- a CDS encoding ATP-binding protein, translating into MSPKAGRAAAPEELRTLFLFADLSPAQLGELSDAGEVVTADPGWLYREGDAATCFYVLLDGHVSLHHHGAGDDLEIGRTRQRGVYAGAWEAYLGEGAPAGYTSSLRVLEPSSFFVLPATTFGRVVREWFPMAVHLLEGLRIGLTEQQQLTSARERLLALGSLTAGLTHELGNPAAALARTLAQLQDELRELETSVARLVPGLPAVPPRGTADVPTDPLRRNEAEDELVDALDELGVTEPEDLAPVLVEHGLGAADLPADPDTVSWFARTVGVRSLVAEAGAASARISALLASAGNYAQLDRAAERWVDVRELLDSAISMLGAGAGRAVGNSRVSTDYADVPQVLGHTGELTQVWTNLLDNALDALGPAGGDVTVRVRPDGGGVCVEVADDGPGVPPEVLPRIFEPFVTTKDVGEGTGLGLDIAWRVVVHRHHGRLTVESVPGNTVFRVWLPSDPHEETP; encoded by the coding sequence GTGAGCCCGAAGGCGGGCCGGGCGGCGGCCCCGGAGGAGCTGCGGACGCTGTTCCTCTTCGCGGACCTGTCACCGGCGCAGCTGGGGGAGCTCTCGGACGCCGGCGAGGTCGTCACGGCCGACCCCGGCTGGCTGTACCGCGAGGGCGACGCCGCCACCTGCTTCTACGTCCTGCTCGACGGGCACGTGAGCCTGCACCACCACGGCGCCGGCGACGACCTGGAGATCGGCCGCACCCGCCAGCGCGGCGTGTACGCCGGGGCCTGGGAGGCCTACCTCGGCGAGGGCGCCCCCGCCGGGTACACCTCCTCGCTGCGCGTCCTGGAACCCTCGTCGTTCTTCGTGCTGCCCGCCACGACGTTCGGGCGGGTCGTGCGCGAGTGGTTCCCGATGGCCGTCCACCTCCTGGAGGGCCTGCGCATCGGGCTCACGGAGCAGCAGCAGCTCACCAGCGCCCGCGAACGGCTGCTCGCCCTGGGGTCCCTGACGGCCGGGCTCACCCACGAGCTCGGCAACCCCGCCGCGGCCCTGGCCCGCACCCTCGCCCAGCTCCAGGACGAGCTGCGGGAGCTGGAGACCTCCGTGGCCCGGCTGGTCCCCGGGCTGCCCGCCGTCCCCCCGCGCGGGACGGCGGACGTCCCCACCGACCCGTTGCGCCGCAACGAGGCCGAGGACGAGCTCGTCGACGCCCTCGACGAGCTGGGCGTCACCGAGCCCGAGGACCTCGCCCCCGTCCTCGTCGAGCACGGCCTCGGCGCCGCCGACCTGCCCGCCGACCCCGACACGGTGTCGTGGTTCGCGCGGACCGTCGGCGTCCGCTCCCTGGTCGCCGAGGCCGGTGCCGCCTCGGCCCGCATCAGCGCCCTGCTCGCCTCGGCCGGGAACTACGCCCAGCTCGACCGGGCCGCCGAGCGCTGGGTCGACGTCCGCGAACTGCTCGACTCCGCGATCTCCATGCTCGGCGCCGGGGCCGGCCGCGCCGTCGGGAACTCCCGCGTCAGCACCGACTACGCCGACGTCCCGCAGGTCCTCGGGCACACCGGGGAACTGACCCAGGTCTGGACGAACCTGCTCGACAACGCCCTCGACGCCCTCGGGCCGGCCGGCGGGGACGTCACCGTCCGCGTCCGCCCCGACGGCGGCGGGGTGTGCGTCGAGGTCGCCGACGACGGACCCGGCGTCCCGCCGGAGGTCCTGCCGCGCATCTTCGAGCCGTTCGTCACGACGAAGGACGTGGGGGAGGGGACCGGGCTCGGCCTGGACATCGCGTGGCGCGTCGTCGTCCACCGCCACCACGGCCGGCTCACCGTCGAGAGCGTCCCCGGGAACACCGTCTTCCGGGTCTGGCTGCCCAGCGATCCCCACGAGGAGACCCCGTGA
- a CDS encoding FAD-dependent oxidoreductase, protein MAAPEERRPVLLTVDDDPAVSRAVARDLRRRYGQEYRVLRAESGADALGALREVKLRGEAVAAVLADYRMPQMDGVELLEAAVDLFPSARRVLLTAYADTSAAIRAINDVDLDHYLLKPWNPPEEKLYPVLDGLLERWRSEPVRPPDEVVVIGDRWSARSFAVRDFLGRNEVPYRWLLADQPEAGRLLSAAGVRGAPRLPVVLAPAGGGRPEVLLDPDDVTLADHVGLTTRPQREFYDLAIVGGGPAGLGAAVYGASEGLRTVLVEQHATGGQAGQSSRIENYLGFPDGLSGAQLADRARRQVAKFGAETLTARTVTGLETAGGARVVRFSDGSSVAAHTVLLATGVSYRTLEGPGLAEFTGRGVYYGAALSEVSACADEDVYVVGAANSAGQSAVNLARSARSVTLLVRGTGLEASMSAYLIDQIRALPNVRILTCTEVVAAAGSDRLERITLRDKESGIETEVPAHHVFVFIGAAPRTAWLDGSVRRDDHGFVLAGPDLVVDGRRPPGWVPARDPYHLETSMPGVFVAGDARADSVKRVASAVGEGAMAVMLVHRYLAQQ, encoded by the coding sequence GCGCCGCCGCTACGGCCAGGAGTACCGCGTCCTGCGCGCCGAGTCCGGCGCGGACGCCCTCGGGGCGCTGCGCGAGGTCAAGCTGCGCGGGGAGGCCGTCGCGGCCGTCCTGGCGGACTACCGCATGCCGCAGATGGACGGCGTCGAGCTGCTCGAGGCCGCCGTGGACCTCTTCCCGTCCGCCCGGCGCGTCCTGCTGACCGCCTACGCCGACACCTCCGCGGCCATCCGCGCCATCAACGACGTCGACCTCGACCACTACCTGCTCAAACCGTGGAACCCGCCGGAGGAGAAGCTCTACCCCGTCCTCGACGGCCTGCTGGAACGCTGGCGGTCCGAACCCGTGCGGCCCCCCGACGAGGTCGTCGTCATCGGCGACCGCTGGTCGGCGCGGTCCTTCGCCGTGCGGGACTTCCTGGGCCGCAACGAGGTCCCCTACCGCTGGCTGCTCGCCGACCAGCCCGAGGCGGGCCGGCTGCTGAGCGCGGCCGGCGTCCGCGGCGCCCCGCGGCTGCCCGTCGTGCTCGCCCCCGCCGGCGGCGGGCGCCCGGAGGTCCTGCTCGACCCCGACGACGTGACGCTCGCCGACCACGTCGGCCTCACGACCCGCCCGCAGCGGGAGTTCTACGACCTCGCCATCGTCGGCGGCGGGCCCGCCGGGCTCGGCGCCGCGGTCTACGGCGCCTCGGAGGGGCTGCGGACCGTCCTCGTCGAGCAGCACGCCACGGGCGGGCAGGCCGGGCAGAGCTCGCGCATCGAGAACTACCTCGGGTTCCCCGACGGGCTCTCGGGGGCGCAGCTGGCCGACCGGGCGCGGCGGCAGGTCGCGAAGTTCGGCGCCGAGACGCTCACGGCGCGGACGGTCACCGGCCTGGAGACCGCCGGCGGGGCCCGCGTCGTGCGGTTCTCCGACGGGTCCAGCGTCGCCGCGCACACCGTCCTGCTCGCCACGGGTGTCTCCTACCGCACGCTGGAGGGCCCCGGGCTCGCCGAGTTCACCGGCCGCGGCGTCTACTACGGCGCCGCCCTCAGCGAGGTGAGCGCCTGCGCGGACGAGGACGTGTACGTCGTGGGCGCGGCGAACTCCGCGGGGCAGTCGGCGGTGAACCTGGCGCGCTCGGCGCGCAGCGTCACGCTGCTCGTGCGCGGCACGGGGCTGGAGGCGTCGATGTCGGCCTACCTCATCGACCAGATCCGCGCCCTGCCCAACGTCCGGATCCTCACCTGCACCGAGGTCGTGGCCGCCGCCGGTTCGGACCGCCTCGAACGCATCACCCTGCGGGACAAGGAGTCCGGGATCGAGACCGAGGTGCCCGCGCACCACGTGTTCGTCTTCATCGGCGCCGCCCCCCGCACCGCGTGGCTCGACGGCTCGGTCCGCCGCGACGACCACGGGTTCGTCCTGGCCGGTCCCGACCTCGTCGTCGACGGGCGGCGGCCACCCGGGTGGGTCCCGGCCCGCGACCCCTACCACCTCGAGACCTCGATGCCGGGGGTGTTCGTCGCCGGCGACGCCCGCGCCGACTCGGTCAAGCGCGTGGCCTCCGCCGTCGGCGAGGGCGCCATGGCCGTCATGCTCGTCCACCGCTACCTGGCCCAGCAGTGA